A stretch of the Desulforamulus ferrireducens genome encodes the following:
- the dut gene encoding dUTP diphosphatase produces MLETCKRCRYGVEIIRGDYKCEKQEIKIQRDEALYPFRRCSHFVFKNCLIKIKRLHSNAEIPRRATPESAGFDLHSIDNITINPGEHKPVRTGLAFEIPPGYAMFIYPRSGLAKNHGLTLSNAVGVVDSDYRGEVVVLLHNAGEHQVSFQIGDRVAQAIIHRLPDIELVECEELTETERGRGGFGSTGL; encoded by the coding sequence GTGTTAGAGACCTGTAAGCGGTGTAGGTATGGGGTAGAGATAATCCGCGGGGATTATAAATGTGAAAAGCAAGAAATAAAAATACAAAGAGATGAGGCACTGTATCCCTTTCGTCGGTGCTCTCATTTTGTTTTTAAAAATTGTTTAATTAAGATAAAACGGCTGCATAGTAATGCCGAAATACCCCGCCGTGCCACTCCGGAAAGCGCAGGATTTGACCTGCATAGTATTGATAATATCACCATCAACCCGGGCGAACATAAGCCAGTCCGGACTGGTTTGGCCTTTGAAATTCCTCCGGGATATGCGATGTTTATTTACCCCCGCAGCGGTTTGGCCAAAAATCATGGACTTACCCTGAGTAATGCGGTGGGGGTTGTTGATTCAGATTACCGAGGTGAGGTTGTGGTACTGCTGCACAATGCAGGGGAACACCAGGTATCCTTTCAAATCGGAGATCGTGTTGCCCAAGCGATTATTCATAGATTACCGGATATTGAGCTGGTGGAATGCGAGGAATTAACCGAAACCGAAAGAGGCAGAGGCGGTTTTGGTAGTACGGGATTATAA
- a CDS encoding IS1380 family transposase, producing MKSVQEYSMNFNSRIKVNFNGGDLTSDAGLLLYKEFDYKLGLSETVEKMLVVDDPVMHRDHPNSDVVIQKLYQHLAGYHADDHADDLSEEPLLTAILGKKRLASQPTISRFNEKANIATAKSLEHINEILQKRVYMLKPQDQFVMDLDSSGFTAYGNQYGANFNSHYQERGFHPLFCFDGLTGDCLKAELRAGNVYTSRQVVRFVGPLLKRYETWVSNPLIVLRADSGFAVPELFKLVENKGHKYVIRLKANARLQSVAHSMADQVLNPERLHERQVHYREFLYQASSWDRARRVVVKMERPAGQLFFEFTFIVTNMELQPRNIVRFYCQRGHMENFIKEAKNGFACHKMSSTNFESNAVKLQLSMLAYNFNNWFRRLCLPEPMKPNRMETLRLKLIKIAGKLVRSARYWTWKLCSSYIYQNSFIQTLQNISSLPCFS from the coding sequence ATGAAAAGTGTACAGGAATATAGCATGAACTTCAACTCCCGAATAAAAGTTAATTTTAATGGTGGCGACCTAACTTCAGATGCAGGGTTGTTATTGTATAAGGAATTTGATTATAAACTCGGCCTTTCAGAAACTGTTGAAAAAATGCTGGTAGTTGATGACCCTGTTATGCACCGAGATCATCCTAATAGTGATGTGGTTATCCAAAAGCTTTATCAACATCTTGCTGGTTATCACGCTGATGATCATGCGGATGACTTAAGCGAAGAACCCCTACTCACCGCTATACTGGGAAAAAAGCGCTTGGCCTCGCAGCCAACAATCTCCCGGTTCAATGAAAAAGCAAATATTGCAACTGCAAAATCATTGGAACATATTAATGAGATCTTACAAAAGCGAGTATATATGCTTAAACCCCAAGACCAGTTTGTTATGGATCTTGATTCTTCCGGCTTTACTGCTTACGGTAATCAATATGGAGCAAACTTCAATTCTCATTATCAAGAGCGGGGGTTTCACCCTCTATTTTGTTTTGACGGACTGACAGGTGATTGCCTTAAAGCCGAGCTTCGTGCTGGCAACGTATATACTTCTCGTCAGGTGGTGCGATTTGTCGGTCCACTCCTTAAAAGGTATGAGACTTGGGTTAGCAATCCTTTAATTGTTTTGCGCGCAGATAGTGGTTTTGCCGTTCCGGAACTCTTTAAACTAGTAGAAAACAAGGGTCATAAATATGTAATTCGCTTAAAAGCCAATGCTCGTCTTCAATCTGTTGCACATTCCATGGCGGACCAAGTATTAAACCCTGAAAGACTACATGAAAGGCAAGTCCACTACCGGGAATTTCTGTATCAAGCCAGTAGTTGGGATCGTGCCCGCCGCGTTGTTGTCAAAATGGAACGGCCTGCTGGACAATTGTTCTTTGAATTCACGTTTATCGTGACAAACATGGAACTACAACCGCGTAATATCGTTCGTTTTTACTGTCAACGTGGGCATATGGAAAACTTTATTAAGGAAGCCAAAAATGGATTCGCTTGTCACAAAATGAGCAGCACTAACTTTGAATCCAATGCAGTAAAACTGCAGTTATCCATGTTGGCATACAACTTTAACAACTGGTTTCGCAGGTTGTGCTTGCCTGAACCAATGAAACCAAACCGAATGGAGACACTGCGGTTGAAATTAATCAAAATTGCAGGGAAACTGGTACGTTCCGCTCGCTACTGGACCTGGAAGTTATGCAGCTCTTATATATACCAAAATTCATTTATACAAACCTTGCAAAATATAAGCAGCTTGCCTTGTTTTTCGTAA
- a CDS encoding DNA adenine methylase: protein MKNNPLVAPVVKWVGGKRQLLQDILKHIPDKFPTYYEPFLGGGAVLFHLQPNRAVVNDINEELINVYTVIRDNLEELIEDLKEHKNEAEYFYEIRELDRDKKKYNQLSNVKRASRIIYLNKTCYNGLFRVNQQGEFNAPFGRYKNPNIVNETTLRAVSNYFNKAKITFKCGDFEEAVSGIRKGSFVYFDPPYDPVSDSANFTGYDKGGFDREEQIRLKKLCDKLDAKGVKFLLSNSATEFILELYKDYNITIVQANRAINSRGDKRGKVDEVLVKNYE, encoded by the coding sequence ATGAAAAATAATCCATTAGTCGCTCCCGTTGTAAAATGGGTAGGAGGAAAACGACAACTGCTACAAGATATTTTAAAACATATACCAGATAAATTTCCTACCTATTATGAGCCTTTTTTGGGCGGTGGGGCAGTTTTATTTCACCTGCAGCCTAATAGGGCTGTGGTTAATGATATAAATGAAGAGTTAATTAACGTTTATACTGTAATCCGGGATAATCTTGAAGAGCTAATTGAAGACTTAAAAGAACATAAGAATGAAGCAGAGTATTTTTATGAAATAAGAGAATTAGATAGGGATAAAAAGAAGTATAACCAGTTAAGTAATGTTAAAAGAGCATCGAGAATTATCTATCTTAATAAAACCTGTTACAATGGATTGTTTAGAGTAAATCAGCAAGGGGAGTTCAATGCTCCATTTGGTAGATATAAAAATCCCAACATTGTGAACGAGACTACTTTAAGGGCAGTTAGTAATTATTTCAACAAAGCAAAAATAACCTTCAAATGTGGAGATTTTGAAGAAGCAGTAAGCGGTATAAGAAAAGGTAGTTTTGTGTATTTTGACCCACCCTATGATCCAGTTTCAGACAGTGCTAATTTTACAGGATATGACAAAGGTGGCTTCGACAGGGAGGAGCAGATTAGGCTTAAAAAATTATGTGATAAATTAGACGCTAAAGGTGTAAAGTTTTTACTCTCTAACTCTGCTACAGAATTCATTTTAGAACTATACAAAGATTATAATATAACAATTGTTCAAGCAAACAGGGCAATCAATTCAAGAGGGGACAAAAGAGGAAAAGTTGATGAGGTCTTGGTGAAGAATTATGAGTGA
- a CDS encoding type II restriction enzyme — protein MSDTKNEAAWMRLFEKHKILEKIEKHGMFEITSRQINEFREARLMTKFDYRKNLPEVFKKNKLAILPITRGSYLISQFEAYKDFEETDNEIIKVPFPSNIESIDYENITSESTALNCAYVSGILADFIEDEEILPTVSGRMSSEAFNFLIKTHSGSDVRVNVINSQIEIDGGYEGVETFSLIEAKNSLSDDFLIRQLYYPYRLWRNKVSKKVKPLFLVYSNGIFTFYEYEFQEPENYNSLTLVKQKRYSIEETEISLEDILEVVNRIRIVNEPEVPFPQADSFRRIINLCELLNETELTRDEITANYDFDPRQTNYYTDAGRYLGLINKRKEGGQIIFSLTDEGLRLLRLKYKPRQLRLVELILSHKVFNETFKLCLSQGAMPSKDEIVNIMKHSNLYNVKSKDTYYRRASTISGWINWILELTRLSIHDSGK, from the coding sequence ATGAGTGATACAAAAAATGAAGCCGCATGGATGCGGCTTTTTGAAAAACATAAGATATTAGAAAAAATAGAAAAGCATGGCATGTTTGAAATTACCTCAAGGCAGATAAATGAATTTAGAGAAGCAAGATTAATGACGAAGTTTGATTATCGCAAGAACTTGCCAGAAGTTTTTAAAAAAAACAAGCTTGCTATTTTGCCTATTACTAGAGGAAGTTATTTAATTTCTCAATTTGAAGCTTATAAGGACTTTGAAGAAACAGATAACGAAATTATTAAAGTACCATTTCCATCCAATATTGAGAGCATAGATTATGAAAACATAACAAGCGAATCAACGGCCCTTAATTGTGCTTATGTTTCGGGTATATTAGCCGATTTTATAGAAGATGAAGAGATATTACCAACAGTCAGTGGCAGGATGAGTTCAGAGGCCTTTAACTTTTTAATTAAAACGCATTCTGGTTCAGATGTTCGAGTAAATGTAATTAATTCCCAAATTGAGATTGATGGAGGATATGAAGGAGTAGAAACATTTTCTTTAATAGAAGCCAAGAACTCTCTTTCGGATGATTTCTTGATACGGCAATTATACTATCCTTATCGACTGTGGAGGAATAAAGTTAGTAAAAAAGTTAAGCCACTATTCTTAGTATACTCAAATGGTATATTCACTTTTTATGAATATGAGTTCCAGGAACCAGAGAATTACAACTCTCTTACCTTGGTTAAACAAAAGAGATATAGCATAGAGGAAACAGAAATAAGCCTTGAGGATATTTTAGAGGTGGTAAACAGAATTAGAATTGTTAATGAACCAGAAGTTCCATTCCCACAAGCAGACTCATTTAGGCGGATCATCAATTTATGTGAACTTTTAAATGAAACAGAGCTCACTAGGGATGAAATTACAGCAAACTATGACTTTGACCCACGACAAACTAATTATTATACAGATGCGGGGAGATATTTAGGTTTAATAAATAAGCGTAAAGAGGGCGGGCAGATAATATTCTCACTAACCGATGAAGGACTAAGGTTATTGCGACTAAAATATAAGCCAAGACAGTTGAGGTTAGTAGAGTTAATTTTATCGCATAAGGTGTTTAACGAAACTTTTAAATTGTGTTTAAGCCAAGGTGCTATGCCTTCTAAAGATGAAATTGTAAATATTATGAAACATAGCAATTTATATAATGTAAAGTCCAAAGATACTTATTACAGGCGGGCTTCAACTATTTCAGGGTGGATTAATTGGATATTAGAGTTAACGAGATTATCAATACATGATAGCGGCAAATAG
- a CDS encoding transposase gives MELELKERLHLFFSNLSLEPYTVKLRSRLPQGAKGFRRDAILRALLAAPLVGISTFTGLVDRLKSDIRFRYQCGFGVGSVPSIATFSRVFQKITTLNLAEELFLALVKECREKGVISGEVIAIDSTAINAYEQKQARHKSKNTGNGDWGAKKDSFGNTVTWFGYKLHLAVDTESELPIAFEVTPANVNDGDLGPVLIEKVSSSVPENEKPKFYVMDAGYDQLKNYEAAHKNSAQAIIPLNLRNEKEPPAGMTSNGTPVCSMGYEMVYWGADKNILKFRCPHILGKVDCPFGSAWCSASNYGLVKKVNIKEDLRRYSSPHRNTRKWEELYDQRTAVERVNSRLKVHLTANRLHVWGIKKVKTHLLLNMIVLLVGALACKQSLQKAA, from the coding sequence ATGGAACTTGAATTAAAAGAACGATTGCATCTATTTTTTTCAAACTTATCCCTGGAACCATATACTGTCAAACTAAGAAGTCGATTACCCCAAGGAGCTAAAGGTTTTAGAAGAGATGCCATCTTGAGGGCATTGCTGGCAGCTCCCCTTGTTGGTATTAGCACATTTACCGGCTTGGTAGACCGTTTGAAATCTGATATACGGTTTCGTTATCAATGCGGATTTGGCGTAGGCAGTGTACCTTCCATAGCCACATTCAGCCGGGTATTTCAGAAGATAACAACCTTAAATTTGGCAGAAGAACTTTTCCTGGCCTTGGTGAAAGAGTGCCGCGAAAAAGGCGTTATCAGCGGCGAAGTGATTGCTATAGATAGTACGGCTATTAACGCTTACGAACAAAAACAAGCACGCCATAAAAGCAAGAATACAGGCAATGGCGATTGGGGAGCTAAAAAAGACTCCTTTGGCAATACCGTAACCTGGTTTGGCTACAAACTTCATCTGGCTGTGGATACCGAAAGCGAATTGCCTATAGCATTTGAAGTTACTCCTGCTAATGTGAATGATGGTGATCTTGGCCCGGTATTAATAGAAAAAGTTAGTTCATCTGTTCCTGAGAATGAAAAACCCAAGTTTTATGTTATGGACGCAGGCTATGACCAACTAAAGAACTATGAAGCAGCTCACAAAAATTCAGCCCAGGCCATTATTCCCTTAAACCTTCGTAACGAGAAAGAACCCCCTGCTGGAATGACATCCAATGGCACTCCGGTTTGCTCCATGGGTTATGAGATGGTCTACTGGGGAGCAGATAAGAACATTTTAAAATTTCGTTGCCCCCACATTCTCGGCAAGGTAGACTGTCCATTTGGTTCTGCCTGGTGTTCCGCTTCAAATTACGGGCTGGTCAAAAAAGTCAATATTAAAGAAGATCTGCGTCGTTACTCCAGTCCTCATCGAAACACCAGAAAATGGGAAGAGTTGTATGACCAGAGAACAGCCGTCGAGAGAGTAAATTCAAGACTAAAAGTTCATCTTACAGCCAATCGGTTGCATGTTTGGGGAATCAAAAAAGTTAAAACTCATCTGTTGCTAAACATGATTGTTTTATTGGTCGGCGCTTTGGCTTGTAAGCAATCACTACAAAAAGCAGCATAA